CCAGCTCGAAGGCTTCGTGGCCGTCGATCTCGCGGGCTGCCCAGCGAACGATCGTGTCGCAGAATCGGCCTTCCCGAATGCTGCCGTAGATCAAGGCGATGCGAATTGGTTTGGCCATGTTGTTACTCCAGTGGGTTGGTGTGATGGGTATCGTGGTTGTGACTCTAAAACCTGAAGCAAGGTTTAGATCAAGGCAGGCCTCGCCTCTTGTAGTGATAGGCGCAAAAAATCGCGGTGTTGGAGTGGCATGACAGCGGTGAATGAAGACAAGGGATGCCGATGCCTTCGATGGTACTGGCATGCAACTTGCCTTCACTGATTCATGCTTTGGACAGTGGAATTCAACAAAGGGGGGGAGATGGGATATCAAAATACCATGCAAGAAAGGGTGGAAGCGGTCCGCCAGGCGTTGGCCGTGGACGTTTGTAGTCTATATCTGGCTTTCCCGGAAACGGATGAGCTGGAATTGGTGGCCAGCGGCGGGCTGGACCCACAGGCCCTGGGGGCGCGGATGACGTTTTCGCAGGGACTGACCGGCAAGGTGGCGCGTACCGGTCAGCCGGTGGTGGCAAGGCACGTCGCTGATCATCCGGATTATCATCATGTGGCCAACTCCGGCGAAGAGCGCTTCAAGAGCTATCTGGGGATCCCTTTGCGTAATGGCGATCACCTGATCGGAGTGCTGGTGATCCAGACAGTGATCGCCAAGAGCTTTTTCCATAATGATATCCGCGAGTTACATCGGGCCGGCAGGGATGTTCGCGAGGCGCTGCTGGCGCGGCAGGGAATAGCGGGGATAAGGACGGGTTGAGTACCTTGGGAGGGCGGAGGAGAATGTGGGGCCGTTGTCATCAATAACCATAACAGGAGGACATCATGCTCAGAGAACAACTCCCCTATCCGAAGCACGAAAAGGTTATCCACGGCAAACGCCTGGCCTATGTGGATGAAGGCGAGGGCGACCCGATTGTCTTCCTCCACGGTAACCCGACATCATCCTTCCTGTGGCGTAATGTCATGCCGGAATTGGCCGGACAGGGCCGCCTGATCGCCCCGGATCTGATCGGGCAGGGCGACTCGGAAAAGCTGCCCGCCGGAGAAGGGGCCAACGCCTACGGCTTTGACACCGCCTATCACTATCTGGAAGGCCTGCTGGAGGCACTGGGGTGTCATCATCAGGTCACGTTGGTGGTGCACGATTGGGGCAGTGCACTGGGGTTTCATTGGGCCCGCTGTCATCCGGATGCGGTGAAAGGCATTGCCTATATGGAAGCCATCGTCATGCCGGTGACCTGGGAGGACTGGCCGGAGTCGGCACGGGGCATTTTCAAGGGGTTTCGCTCCGACAAGGGCGAGGATCTGATCCTTAATCGGAACCTGTTTGTCGAGGCGGTGTTGCCGGGCTCGGTCATTCGTGACCTGAGTGAGGCGGAAATGGCGGAATATCGGCGGCCTTTCCAGAAAGCCGAAGACCGCCAGCCCACACTGAACTGGCCCCGGGATATTCCTATTGATGGTGAACCCGCGGAGATGGTTCGCGTGGTGCGGGATTACGCCGACTGGCTGGCGGCATCGCCGCTACCGAAGCTGTTCGTCAACGCGGATCCGGGCTCCATTCTGATTGGTCGGCAGCGTGAGTTTTGCCGCACCTGGCCGAATCAGACCGAAGTGACGGTGCGCGGCAATCACTTTCTTCAGGAAGACTCGCCGGTGGAGATCGGGCAGGCGGTGGCTCGCTGGCTGGAGGCCCTATCCAATTCGTAAACGGCGCTCGCCGGTACGGGCCCGACATGCCGTTTTATGGTGATCGGAGTATGATGGCCCTCCCGGGAAGCATGCCGGCTGATCATAATCCGCCGTTCCCTTCAGACTTAAACAGGATGCGCCAGTGAGTACGTTACCTTCCTGCCCCCAATGTGGCTCCGAATACACTTATGAGGACGGTGCGTTTTTCGTCTGTCCGGAATGCGCTTATGAATGGAATAACGAGAGCGAAAGCGCGGATGTGGAATCCATGGTCCGGGATGCCAATGGAACGGTCCTGGAGGACGGTGACACCGTGACCGTGATCAAGGATCTCAAGATCAAGGGCTCCTCCTCGGTGGTGAAGGTTGGTACCAAGGTGAAGAATATTCGCCTGGTGGACGGTGATCACAATATTGATTGCAAGATCGACGGCATCGGGGCAATGAAACTGAAGTCCGGGTTCGTCAAGAAAGTCTGATTTCTTTGTTCACGCCTCTCCCCATCCAGGGGGGCGTTTCCATTTTTCTAGTCAAATGGTCGAATTGAGGTAGGCGGTCGTTTGGAGGTTCCCTATTCTGTTGTTTAATCCGCCGTTGGTGGAATAACGATAACAACTGGGAGACCCTCATGTTGAATACCATCGCCAAACCCTTCGTGCGTCTGGTGGAACGCTATCTGCCAGATCCTTATATCTTTGTATTGATTCTGACGCTGGTGGCGTTCGCCGCCGCGATGCTGGTGGAAGGCAACTCCCCGCAGGCCGTTATGGTGATGTGGGGAGACGGTTTCTGGGGCCTGCTGACGTTCTCCATGCAGATGTTGCTGGTGCTGGTCACCGGTTTCATGCTCGCCAGTACCCCGCTGGTGAAAGGCATTCTCAATCGACTGGCATCGCTGGCCCGCACACCGGGACAGGCCATCTTGTTGGTGACCTACGTGGCACTGGCGGCCAGCTGGATCAACTGGGGCTTTGGTCTGGTGGTGGGCGGATTGTTCGCCAAGGCATTGGCCCGGCAGGTCCGGGTGCATTACCCCTTGTTGATTGCCGCCGCCTATTCCGGCTTTGTCGTCTGGCATGGTGGTCTGGCGGGATCCATTCCCCTGACCATCGCCACCGAAGGGCACTTCACCCAGGAGCAGATCGGTATCATCGGCACCGGCCAGACGATTTTCTCCTTCTTCAATCTGGCGATCGTGGTGATGTTGTTTATCGCGGTACCGCTGGTGAATCGATGGATGTTGCCGCCGGAGGAGGACAGCCATTATGTCGACGCTGAAACCCTGAAGGACGGTACCGAGGTGGACGTGGCGGTGACGCGGCCAGCCGAGCATCTGGAGAACAGCCGGATTCTGGCCTGGCTGATCGGCTTCAGCGGTATTGCCTACGCCATCAACTACTTCGCCGGTGGCGGTGGCCTTAACCTGAATATCGTCAACTTCATGTTCCTGTTCCTGGCTATCGTGTTGCACCAGACACCGCGGCGCCTGCTCAACAGCCTCCACGAAGCGATCAAGGGCGGTGCCGGTATTGTCATTCAGTTCCCGTTTTACGCCGGCATCATGGCGGTGATGACGCAATCCGGGTTGGCCGCCACTATCTCCAACGGTTTCGTTTCCATCGCCAGCGCCGACTCCCTGCCGTTCTGGAGCTTTATCAGTGCCGGCGTGGTGAATATCTTCGTGCCTTCCGGTGGTGGGCAGTGGGCGGTACAGGCCCCGGTGATGATCCCCGCCGCCCTGGAATTGGGCGCTGACCTGCCCCGGGTGGCCATGGCGGTGGGTTGGGGTGACGCCTGGACCAACCTGCTGCAGCCGTTCTGGGCTTTGCCGGTGTTGGCTATCGCCGGTCTCAAGGCGAAGGACATTATGGGCTTCTGTCTGGTGCAACTGATCATTACCGGGGCACTGATCAGTATTGGTCTGACCTGGTTCTAGCCCGTCCCTTTCGGCACGGGCTGTCACGGCCATGACCCGGTCAGGCCGACCGGGCGTGCCGGTGCGCTGCCGCCGCCGAGCTCTGAGACGCTTCGTCGCCAAGGTTGTATTCAATCACACCGAACCAGCCCAGACCCCGGTAGGTTTCGTAGCCCGGGGTCAGGGCAAAGGCGACCAGCCGTTGTGTGTCCGCCAGGTAATAGCCGTTGGACAGATCGTTATTCGCCAGCGGATAGGCGTCCCCCAACTCGCCCTGGCCACTGGAGTCGGCCAGTATCCGATGGCGGGCATCCAGCAGCATGACCCGGCACCGCTCTCGTTCCTCGTCGCTGAGGCCAACACCTTGCACTACCGCCCTGGCCTGGGGAGTCCAGTCGAAGAAGATACCGAGCACCCCCACCGGGGAGTCTCTCTCATCCCGGATGGCGGTGGCGTAGGTGGCCACCGCGGCGTTATCCAGGCAGGCATTGCGGGCCACATCGGCGACGGTGAAGTCATCGCCACTGGCGGTGGCCATGGCGTTCCGGAACCAGCCTGTCTGAGAGACATTTTCGCCGGTAACACCGGGATAGCGGTCAGGACGTCCGTTGGCGATGACATTCCCGTTGGCATCGGCGATCCACAGGTCCAGATATACGGTGTAGGAACGCAGAATGGTGGCCAGCCGGCTGCTGGCATAGTCGCTTAGTTGGCGGTCGTCGGGCGCGCGCGCTGCCGCTACCACGGCACTGTCAGTGGCCCACCAGCGCACATCGCAGGAACGCTCGAACAGATTGCGATCGATAATATCGATGGCATTGAGTGACAAGTCGGTCAGACGCTGACCGCGGAATTCGGTAAGCATGCGGCCACCGACGTCCTCGATTTCCCGGGTATGGGCTTCCACCGCCTGGCGGAAATCGGCGGCGATATGGTTGATCTCCGAAGACACTTGGCCGATTTCCTCCGCCACCACGCCGAAGGCCGCGCCAGCGCTACCGGCACGCGCTGCTTCGATACGAGCGTTGAGAGCAAGTATGCGGGTGGCGTGCATGATCGATTCGATCGCTCCGACCTTGTCGTGGGTGATCCTGGAAATATCGTAGGCCAGTTGAAGCAATGTGGTGTCTTGCATGGATGAGCCCTCTTATTGCGTGACATCTCCCGTTGACCGCCGGCTTCGTGCGGGAAGGGGCGGAGAGAGAACTGGAACTTGCAATAAGCGCGCCGATTTCTTTCCATGCCATTGTTTTAAAAGGATAAAATGTGGATGGGCGTTAATATCGGCAAAGGCCGGAAAAGCTTTAATGGCGACGCGCCGACGTCAGCGTGGCGCCGGTAATCCGCGCCGCCAGATCACGGACGATGGTAGTCGGCGGGTCACTCGTCCCAGAGGTTCTCAAGGGTATAAGGGCTGCCCGGCTGCGCCCAATTGGCGCCGGATACGTAACGGCGGTGTTTATCCAGGGCGGCGATGCGATCCATATCACCGTCGTCCAGTTCCAGGTCGGCGGCGGCCAGGTTCTGGCGCAGGCGTTCGGGATTCACCGATTTGGGAATCACCGCGGTACCGCGTTGCGTGGCCCAGCGAATCAACACCTGAGCGGGGCTGGCCTGATGCCGTTCGGCGATCTCCACGATCACCGGATCTTCCAGCAACACCGGCTCATCGGCGGCTTTGAATGCCGCGGGCCGGTCAAAGGAGCCCAGTGGCGAATAGGCGGTCAGGTGCACGCCGTTGGCGTGGCAAAACTCCAGCATGCTGTTCTGCTGCAGGTAGGGGTGCAGTTCGATCTGGTTCATGGCCGGTTTGATCCGCGCCGTCTCGAGCAGCGTTTGCAGTTTGCTGATGCTGAAGTTGGACACGCCGATGTGACGTGTCAGGCCATCATCGACCAGGGCTTCCAGGGCGGCCCAGGTGGCGGCTATCGGACGCTCTTCCAGCGACAACAGGTCTTCTCCGCTATTGGGGAAAACCACGCCGGGTTTATGCGCCACCGGCCAGTGGATCAGGTACAGATCCAGATAATCCAACCCCAGGTCGGATAGGGTTTGCCGCAACGCCGGAGCCACGTCTTCCGGAGCATGTGCGCTGTTCCATAATTTCGAGGTGATCCATAATTCCTCGCGGCGCACTTCGCCGGCGCCCAGCGCCTCGTTCAGTGCCTGGCCTACTTCTTTTTCATTGCCATAAATGTGGGCGCAATCGATATGGCGATAACCGGCACGGATGGCTTCGCGCACCGCCTGATGGACCTCTCCGGGCTGGGACTTCCAGGTACCCAGACCGATAATGGGCAGGGTGTCGCCGTTCTCAAAAGCAAGCGTTTGCATGGAGTGACTCCTTGGCCTGTGTGTTGTCGTCCCGTTGGTTGGGAGCACGCCCGTCGCTGGCGGGTGGTGAAAGGTAAAAAAGGAAGGTGTTCCAGGTTAGACCAGAGACGTTGGTTTTTGAATGTGGCTTTATGGGGAATCGTTGCCTGATTCTGCTTGATGGCGTCCGGCCGATTGTGATGCGAGGAGAATGACCTTTGACCAGATTTACGGGGCCCGGAGTGATGGCGGGTCATTGGCTACGGGGCCTGATGCTGATCACTATGTTGTCGGCCCTGAGCGGGTGTGCCGGTTTGCCTTCCCTGGAAGGGCGCACCGTCACCGTGGCGCTGTCACCGGAATATGCGCGAACTTCCGCCATGGGGAAGGTTGTGACGCCGCTGGCGGACGCCCACCCTGGCGAAAGCGGTATCCATGCCCTGGTTGATGCGAAGGAGGCCTTTGCCGCCCGCATGCTGCTGGCGGACGCCGCCGAGCACACCCTGGATATCCAGTATTACATCTGGCACGCCGACATCACCGGGACACTGCTGTTCGAGGCGCTGCACCGGGCCGCCGACCGTGGCGTGCGGGTCCGTTTACTGCTGGATGACAATAACACCGCCGGGCTGGATGATATTCTGTCGGCTCTGGACGCCCACCCCAACATCGAGGTGCGGTTGTTCAACCCCTTTGTTTTGCGTTGGCCCCGGGCTTTGGGGTTTATGACGGACTTCTCCAGGGCCAACCGGCGCATGCACAACAAATCCTTCACGGTGGACAATCAGGTGACGGTGGTGGGCGGGCGCAATGTGGGTGACGAGTACTTCGGTGCCGCCGATGGCCCGCTATTCGCGGATCTGGACGTGCTCGCCATTGGGTCGGTGGTAAACGACGTCTCCGTTGACTTTGACCGTTACTGGGCCAGCCGTTCCTCCTATCCCGCCGACCGTATTCTGCCGGATAAGCCGGTCCCCGATCTGCAGGTGCTGACGGCATCGGCGGCGCGCATGGAACAAACCCGTAAGGCCGGCGCCTACGTGCGCGCTTTGAAGCAATCCGAACTGGTTACACAGCTGCGTAACGGCAATCTGCCGTTCGAGTGGGCGGCAACCCGGATGGTCTCGGACGATCCCGCCAAGGGGCTGGGTGAGGCGGCGCCAGAGGGACTGTTGATGGCACAACTGTCGGAGATCATTGGCACACCCGCCGCCAACCTGGAACTGGTTTCGCCGTATTTCGTACCCACCGCCGCCGGGGTGGAGGCGTTTACCGCTCTGGCCGAGAGCGGCGTTGATGTCCGGGTGCTTACCAACTCTCTGGAAGCCACGGACGTATCGGCGGTGCACGCCGGGTACGCCAAGAGGCGCAAGGACTTGTTGTCCGCCGGTATTCAGCTGTATGAGATGCGGGCCGCGGTTAACGCCGTGGAGCGCAATAAAAGCGCGGGACTGTTTGGCAGTTCCGGCTCCAGTCTGCATGCCAAGACCTTCGCCGTGGACCAGGAACGGGTGTTCGTCGGCTCCTTTAACTTCGATCCGCGCTCCGCCAATCTCAACACCGAGCTGGGGTTTGTCATTGAAAGCCCGGCACTGGCCAAAACGGTAGCGCACGTTTTTGAAACACGGGTGCCGGAAGGCGCCTACCGGGTCAAACTGGATGAAAGCGGTGATCTGTACTGGGTGGAAAAATTCGCCGACGGTGAACGGCGTTATCGCAAGGAGCCCGGGGTCGGGGCGATCAAACGCTGGGGGGTGTCGTTGCTGTCCTGGCTGCCGATCGAATGGCTGCTATAACAACGGTAGTGCTGTTTGCCATAGGCCGAAATAAGACACGCCAAAGAAGGACGTACCAAAAAAAGACGTACCAACAAAAGAGGGGCCATCGGGCCCCTCTTTGTTCTCCTCTTCCTGTTGCCAATCGTCGTAGTCCTCCAGGACATCCCGCCAGTCCAGGCGCGGGCGCACCGTCTGCCGGCCGGGCTGGTGGGGACCGCCCTTGCGCATCAGCGGATTGCAGGCCGCCGGATTGCGCATCGGTTTACGCATCTTCTTCATATCGTTCTCCTGTCGCGTCTTCCACCATGCCATAACGAAAAAACCCTGATGAACAGGGTCCACCAGGGTTTTCGGCAGGCCGCTGGAAGACATTGTTGTGCCTTCCAGTGGTCTCAGGAAGGCGTATTAGCGCTGTGAGCTCTTAAGCTGTGATTTCATGGGGCCTCCCTGTTAATGTCGGGTTGATAGCAATGAGGTTGCGAATAATACGCCGCCTGGGCGGCGACGCAACCCCCCCCTTATCCTTGATTCGTGAAGAGGCCCCAAAAGTGTACCAGCCCCGTGCCTTCCGGCAGACCGAAGCCGCCGCCCTGGACGATCTGATCCGGGACTTTCCGTTCGCTACCCTGGTGATTGAACAGGAGGGGCTGGCCGCCAACCATCTGCCGCTATTGTTACGGCGGCGTGGTGATGGCCGGGCCACGCTGGTGGGACATTTGGCTCGAGCCAATCCAATGTGCGATGAAGGATTCGAGCCGGTTTCGGCTCTGGCGATCTTTCATGGCCCACAAGGTTATGTTTCTCCCAACTGGTACCCCAGCAAGGCCCGGGACGGCCGGGTGGCGCCGACGTGGAACTACGCGGTGGTACATGTGCGTGGCACCCTGACGCTGGAGCACGATCCGCGCTGGTTGCGGGCCCTGTTGAGTCAACTGACCGATCATATGGAATCAGGCTCCGAGATGCCCTGGCGATTGCGGGATGCGCCGGAGGATTACCTGGACCGGATGATCGCCGCCACTGTGGGCGTACGTCTGGAGGTGCGGGAGATCGAGGGCAAATGGAAGCTCAGTCAGAACCAGCCGGAGGAGAACCAGAACGGGGTGATCTCCGGGCTCAAGCGGGACCGCCAGCTGGAGCTGTCGGCCTGGGTGGAGAAGGCGACGGCTCGTTGCTAAACCGTTTTCCAAGGCCGTTTCCCAAGACTGTCGGGCAGCGAAAAGGTTTCGGTCAACTGACCCAGCATACCATAAGGTTTGTCCGCGATTGAATTTTGCCGAGCTCGGGTTCTCGGTATAAGCTGGGTGGACAAAAGTTGAATGCTATTTCGCTATGCGGAATGCATAAGCCGTTTTATTACAACAACAGCGAAACGGGAGAGCACACTGATGGGTTTTTTGAAGTCGAGTTCCATTCTTTTTTCCGCCCTCGTCACAGGTTCCTTGATGATTTCCGGCAGCGCTTTGGCCGCCGAGAACGTCAATCTACCCAAAACCATCGCCATGACCGCCTACGGTACCGGTTCCGGTGGTTACACACAGATGGTGTCAATCGGTAATCTGCTGAAGAACGAGTACGGTGTTTCCGTCCGTATCCTGCCTGGTGAGAACGATGTATCACGCATGACGCCGTTGCGCACCGGCCGCGTGCCGATGTGCGCCTGTGGTATCGCCAGCTACTATGGCTCGGAAGGCGTGCTGATGTTCGCCGGTAAGGAATGGGGGCCGCAGCCGATCCGGGTGATTGCGACCTCCACAGCCAGTTTCGGTCTGGGGTTGGCGGTGGCCGGCGACCTGGATGTAAAAACGCCGGCGGATCTGAAAGGTAAAAAGGTGTCCTACATACGCGGTGATGATGCAAACAATCTGGGCACCGAGGCGTATCTGGCGTTCGGTGGCCTTACCTGGGATGACGTTAAAAAGGTGGAGTTCCCCGGTTACGCTCGTACTTTTGACGGGGTCGTCGCTGGACAAAGTGATACCGCTTTCACCATGACGGTAACTCCGGTAGCGCAGCAGTTAGCTGCCAGCCCACGTGGTGTTACCTGGCCGACTTTGGATCCCGATGATAAAGAAGGCTGGGAACGCCTGAGGGCGGTCGCGCCGTACTTCCAGTCCCACCAAGTGACCTCCGCTGCTGGCCTTGGGGAAGGAGAGATGTGGCAGGGCGCCACCTATCCCTACCCGATTCTGGTTAGTAATGCGGATGAGAAATCCGGCTTGGCCGGTTCTTTGGTCAAGGTGTTGATCGAAGATTACGACAAGTTCAAGGATGCGGCGCCAGGCAATGCCGGCTATGCCTTGGAAAATCAGAATATGCAGTGGGTTATTCCGTTCCATGACGAGGTAGTGGCTTACTACAAAGAGATTGGTCACTGGACTGAGCAGATGCAGACTCACCAGGATCGATTGGTGGAACGTCAGGATATTCTGCAAAAGACCTGGAAAGCTTACACCGCCGGTAACCCCCCGGAAGATGATGACGCATTCCGCAAAGGATGGATGGAAGCCCGGGCCAAGGCACTGGAAGCGGCAGGTATGAACCCGGTATTCCGTTAACCGACGCATAGGTAGTAAACGGTGAAATTCGAAGCGGAAACCGAATCCTCCAGGGGCCAGGTATCCGGTGTGCGGGACTTGCCAGGGCTGTGGCCCTGGCTGCCGCGACTGGCGACGCTGGTTCTGACT
This sequence is a window from Alloalcanivorax dieselolei B5. Protein-coding genes within it:
- a CDS encoding TAXI family TRAP transporter solute-binding subunit, whose translation is MGFLKSSSILFSALVTGSLMISGSALAAENVNLPKTIAMTAYGTGSGGYTQMVSIGNLLKNEYGVSVRILPGENDVSRMTPLRTGRVPMCACGIASYYGSEGVLMFAGKEWGPQPIRVIATSTASFGLGLAVAGDLDVKTPADLKGKKVSYIRGDDANNLGTEAYLAFGGLTWDDVKKVEFPGYARTFDGVVAGQSDTAFTMTVTPVAQQLAASPRGVTWPTLDPDDKEGWERLRAVAPYFQSHQVTSAAGLGEGEMWQGATYPYPILVSNADEKSGLAGSLVKVLIEDYDKFKDAAPGNAGYALENQNMQWVIPFHDEVVAYYKEIGHWTEQMQTHQDRLVERQDILQKTWKAYTAGNPPEDDDAFRKGWMEARAKALEAAGMNPVFR
- a CDS encoding GAF domain-containing protein, encoding MGYQNTMQERVEAVRQALAVDVCSLYLAFPETDELELVASGGLDPQALGARMTFSQGLTGKVARTGQPVVARHVADHPDYHHVANSGEERFKSYLGIPLRNGDHLIGVLVIQTVIAKSFFHNDIRELHRAGRDVREALLARQGIAGIRTG
- a CDS encoding haloalkane dehalogenase, with the translated sequence MLREQLPYPKHEKVIHGKRLAYVDEGEGDPIVFLHGNPTSSFLWRNVMPELAGQGRLIAPDLIGQGDSEKLPAGEGANAYGFDTAYHYLEGLLEALGCHHQVTLVVHDWGSALGFHWARCHPDAVKGIAYMEAIVMPVTWEDWPESARGIFKGFRSDKGEDLILNRNLFVEAVLPGSVIRDLSEAEMAEYRRPFQKAEDRQPTLNWPRDIPIDGEPAEMVRVVRDYADWLAASPLPKLFVNADPGSILIGRQREFCRTWPNQTEVTVRGNHFLQEDSPVEIGQAVARWLEALSNS
- a CDS encoding phospholipase D family protein, giving the protein MTRFTGPGVMAGHWLRGLMLITMLSALSGCAGLPSLEGRTVTVALSPEYARTSAMGKVVTPLADAHPGESGIHALVDAKEAFAARMLLADAAEHTLDIQYYIWHADITGTLLFEALHRAADRGVRVRLLLDDNNTAGLDDILSALDAHPNIEVRLFNPFVLRWPRALGFMTDFSRANRRMHNKSFTVDNQVTVVGGRNVGDEYFGAADGPLFADLDVLAIGSVVNDVSVDFDRYWASRSSYPADRILPDKPVPDLQVLTASAARMEQTRKAGAYVRALKQSELVTQLRNGNLPFEWAATRMVSDDPAKGLGEAAPEGLLMAQLSEIIGTPAANLELVSPYFVPTAAGVEAFTALAESGVDVRVLTNSLEATDVSAVHAGYAKRRKDLLSAGIQLYEMRAAVNAVERNKSAGLFGSSGSSLHAKTFAVDQERVFVGSFNFDPRSANLNTELGFVIESPALAKTVAHVFETRVPEGAYRVKLDESGDLYWVEKFADGERRYRKEPGVGAIKRWGVSLLSWLPIEWLL
- a CDS encoding aldo/keto reductase, which produces MQTLAFENGDTLPIIGLGTWKSQPGEVHQAVREAIRAGYRHIDCAHIYGNEKEVGQALNEALGAGEVRREELWITSKLWNSAHAPEDVAPALRQTLSDLGLDYLDLYLIHWPVAHKPGVVFPNSGEDLLSLEERPIAATWAALEALVDDGLTRHIGVSNFSISKLQTLLETARIKPAMNQIELHPYLQQNSMLEFCHANGVHLTAYSPLGSFDRPAAFKAADEPVLLEDPVIVEIAERHQASPAQVLIRWATQRGTAVIPKSVNPERLRQNLAAADLELDDGDMDRIAALDKHRRYVSGANWAQPGSPYTLENLWDE
- a CDS encoding short-chain fatty acid transporter; translation: MLNTIAKPFVRLVERYLPDPYIFVLILTLVAFAAAMLVEGNSPQAVMVMWGDGFWGLLTFSMQMLLVLVTGFMLASTPLVKGILNRLASLARTPGQAILLVTYVALAASWINWGFGLVVGGLFAKALARQVRVHYPLLIAAAYSGFVVWHGGLAGSIPLTIATEGHFTQEQIGIIGTGQTIFSFFNLAIVVMLFIAVPLVNRWMLPPEEDSHYVDAETLKDGTEVDVAVTRPAEHLENSRILAWLIGFSGIAYAINYFAGGGGLNLNIVNFMFLFLAIVLHQTPRRLLNSLHEAIKGGAGIVIQFPFYAGIMAVMTQSGLAATISNGFVSIASADSLPFWSFISAGVVNIFVPSGGGQWAVQAPVMIPAALELGADLPRVAMAVGWGDAWTNLLQPFWALPVLAIAGLKAKDIMGFCLVQLIITGALISIGLTWF
- a CDS encoding FMN-binding negative transcriptional regulator, whose product is MYQPRAFRQTEAAALDDLIRDFPFATLVIEQEGLAANHLPLLLRRRGDGRATLVGHLARANPMCDEGFEPVSALAIFHGPQGYVSPNWYPSKARDGRVAPTWNYAVVHVRGTLTLEHDPRWLRALLSQLTDHMESGSEMPWRLRDAPEDYLDRMIAATVGVRLEVREIEGKWKLSQNQPEENQNGVISGLKRDRQLELSAWVEKATARC
- a CDS encoding PDC sensor domain-containing protein, yielding MQDTTLLQLAYDISRITHDKVGAIESIMHATRILALNARIEAARAGSAGAAFGVVAEEIGQVSSEINHIAADFRQAVEAHTREIEDVGGRMLTEFRGQRLTDLSLNAIDIIDRNLFERSCDVRWWATDSAVVAAARAPDDRQLSDYASSRLATILRSYTVYLDLWIADANGNVIANGRPDRYPGVTGENVSQTGWFRNAMATASGDDFTVADVARNACLDNAAVATYATAIRDERDSPVGVLGIFFDWTPQARAVVQGVGLSDEERERCRVMLLDARHRILADSSGQGELGDAYPLANNDLSNGYYLADTQRLVAFALTPGYETYRGLGWFGVIEYNLGDEASQSSAAAAHRHARSA
- a CDS encoding zinc ribbon domain-containing protein YjdM; its protein translation is MSTLPSCPQCGSEYTYEDGAFFVCPECAYEWNNESESADVESMVRDANGTVLEDGDTVTVIKDLKIKGSSSVVKVGTKVKNIRLVDGDHNIDCKIDGIGAMKLKSGFVKKV